Within Pseudomonas alloputida, the genomic segment ACCGTTGCAATGGCATAGCTAGGTGTGGGGATCTGAGCGCGGCTAACTTACTTCCAAGAGGGGCAAACGCTGCCGGATGTCGGCGATAAGCCGTCTGCCTTCTGCCTGCATCAGATCGCCATAATTGGCAGTTGCGCCACACCTTCGGCACGTGAGGATGGCCTTTTTGTTCAACTTTATTGGTGTCACAAGGTCTTGCCCACCGCATTTGAGACATCTCAGTGTGACGCTCACAGCTTTCCTCTCCATGGATGTTGATGAGTATCCTTCCGTTGCCGTGCTGTTCGCGAAACACGGTGCGGTAGATGGAGTGGCGCGGTGTGCTAAACGTTCACTTTGACATGAGGCTAGCTTGCCCAGCCCGCTGCTGGATGATGGCAAGCGGAGCGCGCCGGCCCAAGGATGGGCCAGAGCGTGAGGATGGAAGCCTTAAAGGGCCGTAGCTTGGCTTTGCCAGGCTGCGGTTTACGACAGCCGTCCCAGGAGAGGCACGCCAGGGGCATAGCTACATGCAACTGTCCCAGGTGCTATTGGCTGGAACGGCTGTTCGCTTTCTCAGATATCGACGTGGCGGGCCGATGCAGATGAACACCTGTTGGATCGGTGATCTGAATAACGTTGCCGTGTTGCCAACCATCCGCCTTGGGATCAGCCGCAGGGATTTGAATGTCAGCCCGCTGAGCTTTGGTTTTTGCCGCATCCACCCCCAGACGGCGATTGCGCTGCTCGACCATCGCCGGGTCAGCCTGGCCATCCATTGTGAACCCCATCATCAACTGCGGAACGCCCACAGGAAGAGCTTTATCTTGGTCGGTGTGCCACGTGTGCCATGTCTTCCCGTAGGTATGGGCAAGCCGCTCCATCAGCGCATGCTCAGCAGTCGCGGGTATGCCTGGTGCAACCAACTGACCGGACGAGACTTCATAGCCGTGGCTGTGCCACATCGCCTTCTCGTTGGCCGGCAGACCAGCAAACAGCTTTTCGTCGATGATGTACTCGACACCCATGATCTTCGCTTCCTTGGTATTACCGTCGAAGATGACGCACTGGATGACATCCTCATTCAGGATGGAGCAGTAGTGATGCGCTTCCATCTGCACATCAGGATGTCCGTTGTAAAAGTGGAAGCCATCCAGGTAGGCGTTGATGGCCTCAATGGGCGGCTTGGCCTGCAAGGTCGCGGCGCCGGCTTCCAGCAACTGAGTCTTTGCGGTTTCGGGCCTGCCAGGCGTCTCCACAGGCGACTTCGTCTCAGGAGCAGAGCAAGCCCACAGAAGACTACAGGCCAGGGGAAGGGTTATAAATCTGATGAGTTGTGGCATGAGAGTGGCTCTAGCTAGTGTCCTCAAGGGACAGCCTGGGCCTGCTGAACGGACAACTCAGAAGACAAACGGCCGAATTCTAGGCAAAAGAAAGCCCGCTGCTAGGCGGGCTAATGGGAGCTTCTATCACACGTAGGGATAGGATGAGTGTTGCCTAGGTGTCGTGAAAATTGGGTGAAAGAAAAGTCCCTACAATGTCATCGCAGGGTTCGCCAACGCAGGGCCAGCCCATGCGCGTGATCTGCGACATATGCGACGGTTCACGTCATTGAATCTTGGTGTCAAATGGTAAGCGGAGCGCGCCGGCCCAATGGGCCAGAGGCATGAGGAAAGCCCTGATTATTCAAGGCTTTTTGCGTTTCTTAACCGATCCACGTTCCCTTCCTGCCGCAAGGTCAGGGCTTGGTTTACCGTGGCTTCCCCGACTTTCACTTCCACGGCAATAGCGATTCGTAATCCTCAACCTTCGCGGCATGCGGCAAGTCCTCCAGTACGTGGCGAAGCCATGCATAGGGTTCTTGGCCGTTGGCTTTGGTGGTTCAAGCAAGCTCTCAATTGTGCGCTGACTGAAGTGACGTTCGTGGCGACTGGCCTGCGGGCCTCATCGCTCACACCTTTCAACTCTCGCTTAACGGCGAACGAGTGCTCGGGACACGCAAGGCGTCACGGGGCAGGGCGGCTGAATAAGGACGTTCCCCGTCGAGTATTTACATTCAGTTCGTATGATAATAAGGTTTTAATCATACGAGCTGCATGTATTTTGCCTTGAGCGTGACTGCCCAAGGGCCTTTCGATAAGGAGAGTCGAGCGTGTTCAGTACCTACCGCGAGTTGTTCCAGGCCAAAGGCGCCAAGGGCTTCGCCTTGGCCGGCCTGCTGGCCCGGCTGCCGTTGCCGATGACCGGTATCGGGATCATCACCATGTTGTCTCAGATCACCGGCAGTTACGGCCTGGCCGGTGCGGTGGCGGCCACCTTCGTGCTGACCTATGCACTGATGTCGCCGCAGATCTCGCGCCTGGTCGACCGCCATGGCCAGGGCCGCTTATTGCCGGCCGCCGCCGGGCTCAGCGTGCTGGGCATCCTTCTGCTGTTGGCTTGCAGCTATTGGCGGCTGGCGGACTGGACCCTATTCGTCGGGGCCGCGCTCGCCGGCTTCATGCCCAGCATGTCGGCGATGGTGCGCGCGCGCTGGACCGCGATTTACCGCGGCAAGGCGCAACTGAAGACAGCCTACTCGCTGGAAACCGTTCTTGACGAAGTCACCTTCATTGCTGGCCCGCCGATTTCGGTGGGGCTGAGCGTGGCGGTACTTCCGCAGGCCGGTACATTGGCTGCTGCCGTGTTCCTGGCCATCGGCGTGTTCGCCTTGGCGGTGCAGGTCGGCACCGAGCCGCCAGTAGAGGCCGATGCCGCCACCGGGCAAGACAGCATGTCGGTGTTCAGGCTGGCCGACGTACGCCTGCTGACCTTGCTGATGGTCGCTATGGGCTTGATCGTCGGTACGGTCGACATCGTCAGCGTGGCATTCGCCGAGCAGATGGACATGCCGGCTGCGGCCAGCGTGGTGCTGTCCTGTTATGCCATCGGCTCCTGTGTCGCGGGGCTGGTGTTCGGTGTCCTGAAACTCGATACCCCGCTACACAAGCTGCTACTGCTGGGTGGGTTGGCGACGGCGGCGACAACCTTGCCGCTGCTGGTGGTGGGAAACATCATCGGGCTGGCCATCGCCGTGCTGGTTGCGGGCCTGTTCTTCGCCCCGACCATGATCGTGGCGATGTCGCTGGTAGAGCGCATCGTGCCCGAAAGCAAGCTGACCGAAGGGATGACCTGGTTGCTCGCCGGTCTCAACGTTGGAGTTGCCGGCGGTGCCGCAGCATCTGGGCAGGTGGTCGATGTGTGGGGTGCCCAGGCCGGATTCAACGTGGCCTTGGCCGCCGGGGCCGCAGTGTTGTTGGTCGCGCTTTGGGGCTACCAGCGCATGCGCGACCGAGCCCGACAGGCGTCGTATTCGCTTTGATCGGATTCAGGGCTGGCCGCCAGGCTTGGGGGCTCGGTCACCGCGCGACGATACGACAGGCTTGTCAGTGCGCCTCGCGCCCAAGACAATGCGTGCAAGCGGTATGAATACTCGTATACGCCTACCCCATGCCGCCAGACCACAAGGAATAGCTGGATGGTTCGCCGCACCCGCGCCGCAATGCAAGAAACCCGAGCCCTGTTACTGGCCACCGCCCGCCAGATGTTCAGCGAGCAGGGATTTGCGCACGCCTCGATGGATGATCTGACCGCCCGGGCGGGCTTGACGCGGGGGGCGTTGTACCACCACTTTGGCGACAAGAAGGGCTTGCTGGCAGCCGTCGTTGAGCAGCTCGACGCTGAAATGGACGAGCGCCTGCGTGCTATTACCGAGACCGCCGATAACGCTTTGGACGGCTTCCGCCAACGCTGCCACGCCTACCTGGAGATGGCGCTGGAGCCCGAGATCCAGCGTATCGTATTGCGCGACGCCAGAGCGGTGTTGGGGGGCGGCTCGCCTGAGGCCCAGCGGTATTGCATAGAGTCGCTGCGCCAGTTGATCGACAACCTGGTACTAGAGGGCGTTTTCGTCAACGCGCACGCTCAAGCGCTGGCTGCGTTGATCTACGGCAGCTTGGCTGAAGCGGCTGTGTGGATCGCGGAGGCCGAAGACGGCAATGCACGCTTGGCGCAGGCTGGCAAGGCGTTCGACCTGCTGTTGCTCGGGGTGCTAAAGCGGCCAACAGACTCTACGGACGCGTGAATGCGCGCGACAGTTCCACCTTGTTGGGAGCCCCGTCCCCCTCAAGGCAGTTCCGCTACCTGACTACCCGTTAACGTCTGGCAGGGCAGGCTTGGTGCTGCTCAAGGTTTTTCGGTAGTGCTCGGTTGGCGAGCGGCGGGTTCTGTGGAAGAAGACGCGGCAGCATGAAGCTTGTCGGTAATCTGCTTGGCCAAGGCATGGTAAAGCGAGACCGGAGACACCCATCCAGAGATGGCCGCCGCCATCAGTGTCGCGGCCAACATGGGAATGGCCAGGTCCGGGCTGTGTGTCAGTTCAAGCACGATGACCGAGGCGGTCAGTGGCGAGCGTGTCACACCGGCCAGGTATGCGCCCATGCCAAGTAGTGCGCCTGCCTGAGGGTCAACATCGGGCAGCAAGCTCAACAGCGGCGCAAAGGCGGCGCCGATGCTCAGCGAAGGCGAAAAGAGCCCGCCTGGAATCCCGGAAAGATAGGACGCGACGTTGGCCAGAAACTTCCACAGGAGAAAGCTTGTGTCCGTGATCGGCTGCCCCTCCAGCAACGCACGCGTTTCTTCATACCCGGTGCCGAATACATGATTGCCAGAGACGAGCCCCAAGGTGGCCAGCAGCAACCCACAGGTGGCAGCAAAGCGCACTGGATAGCGTCCGCGTAACTTACAGACCTGGCCGAGTATGCCCTTGTCGGTGGGCAGCACAAGCTTGGCGTAAAAACCACCCAGCAGCCCGCCCAGCACTGCACAGGC encodes:
- a CDS encoding OBAP family protein, producing the protein MPQLIRFITLPLACSLLWACSAPETKSPVETPGRPETAKTQLLEAGAATLQAKPPIEAINAYLDGFHFYNGHPDVQMEAHHYCSILNEDVIQCVIFDGNTKEAKIMGVEYIIDEKLFAGLPANEKAMWHSHGYEVSSGQLVAPGIPATAEHALMERLAHTYGKTWHTWHTDQDKALPVGVPQLMMGFTMDGQADPAMVEQRNRRLGVDAAKTKAQRADIQIPAADPKADGWQHGNVIQITDPTGVHLHRPATSISEKANSRSSQ
- a CDS encoding MFS transporter, coding for MFSTYRELFQAKGAKGFALAGLLARLPLPMTGIGIITMLSQITGSYGLAGAVAATFVLTYALMSPQISRLVDRHGQGRLLPAAAGLSVLGILLLLACSYWRLADWTLFVGAALAGFMPSMSAMVRARWTAIYRGKAQLKTAYSLETVLDEVTFIAGPPISVGLSVAVLPQAGTLAAAVFLAIGVFALAVQVGTEPPVEADAATGQDSMSVFRLADVRLLTLLMVAMGLIVGTVDIVSVAFAEQMDMPAAASVVLSCYAIGSCVAGLVFGVLKLDTPLHKLLLLGGLATAATTLPLLVVGNIIGLAIAVLVAGLFFAPTMIVAMSLVERIVPESKLTEGMTWLLAGLNVGVAGGAAASGQVVDVWGAQAGFNVALAAGAAVLLVALWGYQRMRDRARQASYSL
- a CDS encoding TetR/AcrR family transcriptional regulator — translated: MVRRTRAAMQETRALLLATARQMFSEQGFAHASMDDLTARAGLTRGALYHHFGDKKGLLAAVVEQLDAEMDERLRAITETADNALDGFRQRCHAYLEMALEPEIQRIVLRDARAVLGGGSPEAQRYCIESLRQLIDNLVLEGVFVNAHAQALAALIYGSLAEAAVWIAEAEDGNARLAQAGKAFDLLLLGVLKRPTDSTDA
- a CDS encoding chloride channel protein, producing MLVGLVALAFAWLADAAFASFKRLLEWAPWSPLLITPLGFAALAYLTQRWFENAKGSGIPQVIAALEMPSRRLRARLLSLPVAAARMSLTLGALLVGGSVGREGPTVHIGAAVLYSFGRRLGLHGRRTIAGLVLAGGAAGIAAAFNTPLAGVVFAIEELSRTFEQRFSGLVLTAVLIGGVVTLGLMGHYAYFGEISGRMPVDWGWSVVPACAVLGGLLGGFYAKLVLPTDKGILGQVCKLRGRYPVRFAATCGLLLATLGLVSGNHVFGTGYEETRALLEGQPITDTSFLLWKFLANVASYLSGIPGGLFSPSLSIGAAFAPLLSLLPDVDPQAGALLGMGAYLAGVTRSPLTASVIVLELTHSPDLAIPMLAATLMAAAISGWVSPVSLYHALAKQITDKLHAAASSSTEPAARQPSTTEKP